A window of Gammaproteobacteria bacterium contains these coding sequences:
- the can gene encoding carbonate dehydratase yields MTHPLQHLLDNNTQWAANETADDAHYFQRLSTHQRPEYLWIGCADSRVPANEIIGLDPGEVFVHRNVGNVVVHTDMNCLSVIQYAVDILKVKHIIVCGHYGCGGVHAAMENTQHGLIDNWLRHIKDIYQKHKLEVDGIANEQQRKARVCEINVLEQVANVCYTTIVQNAWQRGQALAVHGWVYGLRDGLLNDLGIMIDAPEKLPETYRMGPMPVE; encoded by the coding sequence ATGACGCACCCACTACAACATTTACTCGACAACAATACCCAATGGGCCGCGAATGAAACCGCGGATGACGCGCATTATTTCCAGCGTCTCTCCACCCACCAGCGCCCGGAGTACCTGTGGATCGGCTGCGCGGACAGCCGGGTGCCGGCCAACGAGATCATCGGCCTGGATCCGGGTGAGGTCTTTGTGCACCGTAATGTCGGCAATGTCGTGGTGCATACCGACATGAACTGCCTGTCGGTGATCCAGTACGCCGTGGACATCCTGAAGGTGAAGCACATCATCGTCTGCGGGCATTATGGCTGCGGCGGGGTACATGCCGCCATGGAAAACACCCAGCACGGATTGATTGATAACTGGCTGCGGCACATCAAGGATATCTACCAGAAACACAAGCTTGAGGTTGACGGTATCGCCAATGAGCAGCAACGCAAGGCCCGTGTCTGTGAGATCAACGTCCTCGAACAGGTCGCTAATGTCTGTTATACCACCATCGTGCAGAATGCCTGGCAGCGCGGGCAGGCGCTGGCGGTGCATGGCTGGGTGTATGGCCTGCGGGACGGGCTGCTGAATGACCTGGGCATCATGATTGACGCCCCGGAGAAGCTCCCGGAAACCTATCGCATGGGGCCGATGCCCGTCGAGTAA
- the rnhB gene encoding ribonuclease HII, protein MSRWPQNKTLSRHIIMTQQIDFAFTAEPPHYIAGVDEVGRGPLAGPVVTAAVILDPARPIAGLADSKVLTEKRREALFDEIQHKALAWAIGRAEVEEIDALNILQATLLAMQRAVAALAPAPHHVLVDGNRCPVFACSAEAIIKGDGTVPVISAASIIAKVTRDREMVVLDAQYPGYGLAGHKGYPTQAHVAALQELGVTPIHRRSFAPVRRLLDDGQ, encoded by the coding sequence CTGAGCCGATGGCCACAAAATAAAACGCTAAGTAGACACATCATTATGACCCAGCAAATCGATTTTGCCTTTACGGCCGAACCACCACATTACATCGCGGGAGTGGATGAAGTAGGGCGTGGACCACTGGCGGGTCCGGTGGTGACGGCGGCGGTGATCCTTGATCCTGCGCGGCCGATTGCCGGGCTGGCCGATTCCAAGGTCCTGACGGAAAAACGTCGCGAGGCCCTGTTTGATGAGATTCAGCACAAGGCCCTGGCCTGGGCCATCGGCCGTGCCGAGGTCGAGGAAATCGATGCGCTGAATATTCTGCAGGCGACCCTGCTAGCGATGCAGCGGGCGGTGGCTGCGTTGGCGCCTGCGCCACACCATGTGCTGGTCGACGGCAATCGCTGCCCCGTGTTTGCCTGTAGTGCGGAGGCCATCATCAAGGGCGATGGCACGGTGCCAGTGATCAGTGCCGCCTCGATTATTGCCAAGGTCACCCGCGATCGTGAGATGGTGGTGCTGGATGCGCAATATCCCGGTTATGGGCTGGCGGGCCACAAGGGATATCCCACCCAGGCGCATGTGGCGGCCTTGCAGGAACTGGGTGTGACCCCGATTCACCGGCGCTCTTTTGCACCCGTGCGCCGATTATTGGATGATGGCCAATAG
- the lpxB gene encoding lipid-A-disaccharide synthase — translation MRIGIVAGEASGDLLAAGLISAIRQRYPDAVFEGIAGPQMMAAGASSLFPMDRLSVMGIVEVLGRYRELLGIRRQLANHFRKHPPDVFIGVDAPDFTLGLEKQLRQAGIKTVHYVSPSVWAWRQGRVKKIARSTDLMLTLFPFEAEFYRQHQVPVKFVGHPLADTIPLQVDRSTARKALGLSMERTILAMLPGSRSNELHYLAPSFIETVRWLRQRYPALQVVVPLANEVRRAQFEQAMAQATDAPEMTLIDGQSREVMAAADVVLLASGTAALEAMLLKRPMVVAYRLSPLTYWLARWLVKVENVSLPNLLANETLVPEFIQHEATPERLGQAVLNFLENAQLSEAVNQRFNEIHQSLRQDASQHAADAVLALISS, via the coding sequence ATGCGTATCGGAATCGTCGCCGGCGAGGCCTCGGGCGATTTATTGGCGGCGGGCCTGATCAGCGCCATCAGACAACGCTATCCCGATGCCGTATTCGAAGGTATTGCCGGGCCACAGATGATGGCCGCCGGCGCGAGCAGCCTGTTTCCCATGGACCGCCTGTCGGTGATGGGCATTGTTGAGGTGCTGGGCCGCTATCGCGAATTGTTGGGTATCCGTCGGCAACTGGCCAACCACTTTCGCAAACATCCCCCCGATGTCTTTATTGGCGTCGATGCCCCCGACTTCACCCTGGGCCTGGAAAAACAGTTGCGTCAGGCGGGGATCAAGACCGTGCACTATGTCAGTCCCTCGGTGTGGGCCTGGCGCCAGGGCCGGGTCAAGAAGATCGCCCGATCGACGGACCTGATGCTGACGCTGTTTCCGTTTGAGGCCGAGTTCTATCGCCAGCATCAGGTACCGGTGAAATTTGTGGGCCATCCGCTGGCCGACACCATCCCCCTGCAGGTCGACAGGTCCACCGCACGCAAGGCCCTGGGTCTGTCGATGGAGCGCACCATTCTGGCGATGCTGCCCGGCAGTCGATCCAACGAATTACACTATCTTGCCCCCAGTTTTATCGAGACCGTGCGTTGGTTGCGCCAGCGTTATCCGGCACTGCAGGTCGTCGTCCCGCTGGCTAATGAGGTGCGCCGCGCACAGTTTGAACAGGCCATGGCGCAGGCCACCGATGCGCCGGAGATGACCCTGATCGATGGACAGTCACGCGAGGTGATGGCGGCCGCTGACGTGGTGCTGCTGGCCTCCGGCACTGCGGCACTGGAGGCCATGTTGTTGAAGCGGCCTATGGTGGTGGCCTATCGACTGTCGCCACTCACCTATTGGCTGGCCCGGTGGCTGGTGAAGGTCGAGAATGTATCACTGCCCAATCTGTTGGCCAACGAAACGCTGGTGCCTGAATTCATCCAGCATGAGGCGACACCGGAGCGCCTGGGTCAGGCGGTGCTGAATTTTCTTGAAAACGCGCAGCTGAGTGAGGCCGTCAATCAACGTTTTAACGAAATCCACCAAAGCCTGCGACAGGATGCCAGTCAGCACGCCGCGGATGCGGTGCTGGCGCTGATCTCCTCCTGA
- the lpxA gene encoding acyl-ACP--UDP-N-acetylglucosamine O-acyltransferase has translation MIHPQAIIDPSARIADGVSVGPFAVIGADVEIGEGTTIGSHVVIDGPTRIGRDNKIYSFAAIGGDPQDKKYAGEPTRLEIGDRNVIREYCTISRGTVQDAGVTRIGDDNWIMATVHIAHDCQIGSNTIFANSVTLAGHVTIEDYVILGGFTLVHQFCKLGAHCFTAMNSVISKDVLPFLMVSGHMAKPHGLNTEGLKRRGFSSEAIRELRRAYKIIYRSNLTLEQAVEQIEVKAQSCKEVDQLLTFLKGSTRGIVR, from the coding sequence TTGATCCACCCCCAGGCCATAATTGATCCCAGTGCCCGTATCGCCGATGGTGTCAGCGTCGGCCCCTTCGCGGTGATCGGGGCGGATGTCGAGATTGGGGAAGGTACCACGATCGGTTCACACGTGGTGATTGATGGCCCCACCCGCATTGGTCGCGATAACAAAATCTATTCCTTCGCCGCCATCGGTGGCGACCCGCAGGATAAAAAATACGCCGGTGAGCCGACCCGTCTGGAGATTGGTGATCGCAATGTGATTCGTGAATATTGCACCATCAGCCGCGGTACCGTGCAGGATGCCGGTGTTACCCGCATTGGTGATGACAACTGGATCATGGCCACGGTACATATCGCCCACGATTGCCAGATCGGCAGCAACACCATCTTCGCCAATAGCGTCACCCTGGCGGGACATGTCACCATCGAAGATTACGTCATCCTTGGCGGCTTCACCCTGGTGCACCAGTTCTGCAAACTCGGCGCACACTGTTTCACCGCGATGAATAGTGTGATCTCGAAAGATGTACTGCCGTTTCTGATGGTCTCCGGTCACATGGCCAAACCACACGGCCTCAATACCGAGGGCCTCAAGCGGCGTGGTTTTTCCAGCGAGGCGATTCGCGAACTGCGTCGTGCCTATAAAATCATCTATCGATCCAATCTGACCCTGGAGCAGGCAGTGGAGCAGATCGAGGTCAAGGCCCAGTCCTGTAAGGAAGTGGATCAATTGCTGACTTTTCTGAAAGGTAGCACTCGCGGGATCGTGCGCTAG
- the fabZ gene encoding 3-hydroxyacyl-ACP dehydratase FabZ, whose product MNTLDIYQILEHLPHRYPFLLIDRVTECKVGESLIGYKNITYNEPYFMGHFPNRAVMPGVLILEALAQATGILAFRTSGKVPDNESLYYFVGIDGARFKQPVVPGDKLVLEVDLVKTKRGVWKFNGVAKVDGNIVCSAELMCAERSI is encoded by the coding sequence ATGAACACGCTGGATATTTACCAGATCCTGGAACATCTTCCCCACCGCTACCCCTTCCTGTTGATTGACCGGGTGACCGAATGCAAGGTGGGTGAAAGCCTGATCGGGTATAAAAATATCACCTACAATGAACCCTACTTCATGGGCCATTTCCCCAATCGTGCGGTGATGCCCGGCGTGCTGATTCTGGAGGCCCTGGCGCAGGCCACCGGCATTCTCGCTTTTCGTACCAGCGGAAAAGTGCCGGATAACGAGTCACTGTATTATTTCGTCGGTATTGATGGTGCGCGTTTCAAACAACCGGTGGTGCCGGGTGACAAGCTGGTGCTGGAGGTCGATCTCGTTAAGACCAAGCGGGGTGTCTGGAAATTTAACGGTGTTGCGAAGGTGGATGGCAACATCGTCTGCTCTGCCGAACTGATGTGTGCTGAGCGCAGCATCTAA
- the lpxD gene encoding UDP-3-O-(3-hydroxymyristoyl)glucosamine N-acyltransferase produces the protein MLTLKAIVDRLNEQGIPARLEGDEDCPIESVAAFTHAAKGAITFLANPRYKKCLLDCAASAVLVRESEREQLPMHAIVVDNPHVAFAHVAGWLYAQEDSPAGIHPTATIDPQSRIHPTASIGAHCVVEAGVVVGADCRIGPGCVLGRNVQIAEQTRLSANVTLCHGSQIGRRVILHPGVVIGADGFGLANDKGRWVKVPQVGKVVLGDDVEVGANTTIDRGAIDDTVIGTGVKLDNLIQVGHNVQIGDHTAIAACTAVAGSTRIGKGCAIGGCVGIVGHLEIADNVTITGMSHVSQSVLEAGVYSSGTPLEKNAQWHRNFVRLKQLDDMSRRLKMLEKQMGAIEHLGEKKNNE, from the coding sequence GTGTTAACCCTGAAGGCAATCGTCGATAGGCTTAACGAGCAGGGCATCCCGGCGCGTCTTGAAGGGGATGAAGATTGCCCGATTGAATCGGTCGCCGCGTTCACCCACGCCGCGAAGGGCGCGATCACCTTTCTCGCCAATCCCCGTTATAAAAAGTGTCTGCTGGACTGCGCCGCCTCCGCGGTGCTGGTACGGGAATCCGAGCGGGAGCAGTTACCCATGCACGCCATTGTGGTCGATAACCCGCATGTGGCTTTTGCCCATGTGGCGGGCTGGTTGTATGCGCAGGAGGATAGTCCCGCAGGCATCCATCCCACGGCCACGATTGATCCGCAATCCCGGATACACCCAACCGCCTCCATTGGCGCCCACTGTGTGGTTGAGGCCGGGGTGGTGGTCGGTGCGGACTGTCGCATTGGGCCGGGCTGCGTGCTGGGCAGAAATGTGCAGATCGCCGAACAGACGCGTCTGTCGGCCAATGTCACCCTCTGTCACGGTTCGCAGATCGGTCGGCGCGTGATTCTGCACCCCGGCGTGGTGATTGGCGCCGATGGCTTTGGCCTGGCCAATGACAAGGGGCGCTGGGTCAAGGTGCCGCAGGTCGGCAAGGTGGTGCTGGGTGATGATGTGGAGGTGGGCGCCAATACCACGATCGACCGTGGTGCTATTGATGACACGGTGATCGGCACCGGGGTAAAGCTGGATAACCTGATACAGGTGGGCCACAACGTCCAGATTGGCGACCACACGGCGATCGCGGCCTGTACGGCGGTGGCCGGCAGCACCCGCATCGGCAAAGGCTGTGCAATTGGGGGCTGTGTGGGCATTGTCGGCCACCTCGAGATCGCGGATAATGTCACGATCACAGGGATGTCGCATGTCAGCCAGTCGGTTCTGGAGGCGGGCGTGTATTCATCCGGTACCCCGTTGGAAAAAAATGCGCAGTGGCACCGTAACTTTGTCCGCTTAAAACAGCTGGATGACATGTCGCGCCGGTTGAAAATGCTGGAAAAACAAATGGGCGCTATTGAACACTTGGGTGAAAAGAAAAATAATGAGTAA
- a CDS encoding OmpH family outer membrane protein, with the protein MKMWTNRLATAFMGMSLCFATLGAQAAELKIGFVNAAQVLEQAPQADDARNRLEQEFAPRDQALVKAQQAVRNMEEKLTRDGAIMSESERRKLERDIISQKRDLKRSQEEFREDLNIRRNEAFDILRRRVFEVITDISKKENYDLVVSDGVVYANERVDMTSKVVDRLKQEFKPSTKP; encoded by the coding sequence ATGAAAATGTGGACTAACCGTCTGGCAACAGCGTTTATGGGAATGTCATTGTGTTTTGCCACACTTGGGGCGCAGGCCGCTGAGCTGAAGATCGGCTTTGTGAATGCCGCCCAGGTGCTGGAACAGGCGCCGCAGGCCGATGACGCCCGCAACCGTCTGGAACAGGAATTCGCCCCCCGCGACCAGGCCCTGGTGAAGGCGCAGCAGGCGGTGCGAAATATGGAAGAAAAACTTACCCGTGACGGCGCGATCATGAGCGAGTCCGAGCGTCGTAAGCTGGAGCGGGACATCATTTCGCAGAAGCGTGATCTGAAACGCTCGCAGGAGGAGTTCCGGGAAGACCTGAATATTCGCCGCAACGAGGCCTTTGATATATTGCGACGCCGCGTGTTCGAGGTGATTACCGATATCTCGAAAAAGGAAAACTATGACCTGGTGGTCAGCGATGGCGTGGTTTATGCGAATGAGCGCGTTGATATGACCAGCAAGGTGGTTGATCGCCTGAAGCAGGAATTCAAGCCATCCACCAAGCCATAA
- the bamA gene encoding outer membrane protein assembly factor BamA, with translation MQCLLAIALSLLLSVNAWAFESFVVQDIQVQGLQRISLGTTFNYLPIKVGETLDDARASAIIKALYKTGFFEDVQLTREDSVLVVHVEERPSIAKIDVFGNEDLNTEDLNTALKTIGLTEGRIFNRSLLDQIEQELHQQYFSLGKYGVKIETKLTELERNRVEITIDIDEGDAAKIRLINIIGVQKFDEQTLLDSFELSTPTMWSGISGSGTYSKQQMLGDLESLRSYYLDRGYLHFNIESTQVSITPDKRDVYISVNVTEGEQYTVRDVKLSGDMPVPEEELRQLLTVKAGDIFSRRNIAESSNKISERLGIDGYAFANVNAVPDINDEDRTIAINFVINPRNRVYVRRINITGNTKTRDDVVRREVRQMEGGWLSSPLVERSKIRLQKLGYFDTVNVESPAVVGASDQVDLNFDVTEGSTGNFTAGLGYGDTQGLLFNMSVTFNNFMGSGKRISTEVNNSKVNTVYRFSYTNPYYTQDGISRGFSLHSQSTDAAEANLADYSTDSYGASMNFGFPISEYNRASWSLGYENTDLQINTTTAPISYSEWVAENGDNFDTFSSTVSWSHDTRNRAIFPDSGYFSLLSAEVALPGGDLEYYKLSVRQKYYVPMGKGTSLSLGAELGYGDAYGDTSALPFYKNYYAGGGRSVRGFRGNSLGPRDTLTDEPIGGNTKIITQLELFFPSPFAESERNFRLSAFVDAGNVFATSEDVDSKELRSAYGLSAIWLTPVGALTFNWGWAINAKAGDETEVFQFSIGAPF, from the coding sequence ATGCAATGCCTGCTGGCAATTGCGCTGTCGCTGCTGCTGTCGGTAAACGCCTGGGCCTTTGAGAGCTTTGTGGTACAGGATATCCAGGTGCAGGGACTGCAACGCATCTCACTGGGCACCACATTCAACTATCTGCCCATAAAGGTTGGAGAGACCCTGGATGATGCCAGGGCCAGCGCGATCATCAAGGCGCTGTACAAGACCGGATTTTTCGAGGATGTGCAGTTAACGCGCGAGGACAGTGTGCTGGTGGTGCATGTAGAAGAGCGTCCCTCGATTGCCAAAATTGACGTGTTCGGCAATGAAGATCTGAATACGGAAGACCTGAATACCGCGTTGAAAACCATCGGCCTTACCGAAGGCCGTATCTTCAACCGTTCCTTGCTGGACCAGATTGAACAGGAATTGCATCAGCAGTATTTCAGCCTCGGCAAGTATGGCGTAAAGATTGAGACCAAACTGACCGAGCTGGAGCGCAACCGGGTTGAGATCACCATTGATATTGACGAGGGCGATGCGGCAAAAATCAGGCTCATCAATATTATCGGCGTGCAGAAATTTGACGAACAGACCCTGCTGGACAGCTTCGAGCTGTCCACCCCGACGATGTGGTCGGGCATTTCCGGTAGCGGCACCTATTCCAAGCAGCAGATGCTGGGTGATCTGGAAAGTTTGCGTTCCTATTATCTGGATCGAGGCTATCTGCATTTCAATATCGAATCGACCCAGGTCTCCATTACCCCGGATAAGCGCGATGTTTACATCAGCGTGAATGTGACGGAAGGCGAGCAATATACCGTACGTGACGTCAAACTCAGTGGTGATATGCCGGTGCCTGAAGAGGAGCTTCGTCAGTTGCTCACCGTAAAGGCCGGCGATATTTTTTCCCGGCGCAATATCGCGGAAAGCAGCAATAAGATCAGCGAGCGTCTCGGGATTGATGGCTATGCCTTTGCGAATGTGAATGCGGTGCCGGATATCAATGATGAGGATCGCACTATCGCCATCAATTTCGTCATTAACCCGCGCAACCGGGTCTATGTGCGACGGATCAATATTACCGGCAATACCAAGACGCGTGACGACGTGGTGCGTCGCGAGGTGCGACAGATGGAGGGTGGCTGGTTGTCGTCACCGCTGGTTGAACGTTCCAAGATACGCCTGCAGAAACTGGGATATTTTGACACGGTGAACGTGGAGTCGCCTGCGGTTGTGGGCGCCAGCGATCAGGTGGATCTGAACTTTGATGTGACCGAGGGTTCAACCGGTAACTTCACGGCGGGTCTTGGTTATGGTGACACCCAGGGCCTGTTGTTTAACATGAGTGTGACGTTTAACAACTTCATGGGTTCGGGTAAGCGTATCAGCACCGAAGTGAATAACAGTAAAGTGAATACTGTCTATCGTTTCAGTTATACCAATCCCTATTACACTCAGGACGGCATCAGCCGCGGATTTAGCCTGCACTCGCAGTCGACCGATGCCGCAGAGGCCAATCTCGCCGATTATTCGACGGATTCCTATGGCGCGAGCATGAATTTTGGGTTCCCCATCAGTGAATACAATCGCGCCTCCTGGAGTCTGGGTTATGAAAACACGGACCTGCAGATCAATACGACGACGGCGCCGATCTCCTACTCCGAGTGGGTGGCGGAGAACGGTGATAACTTTGATACCTTCTCGAGCACGGTGAGCTGGTCGCACGATACCCGTAACCGGGCCATCTTCCCGGACAGCGGTTATTTCAGCCTGCTGTCGGCCGAAGTCGCCTTGCCGGGTGGCGATCTGGAATATTACAAACTGAGCGTGCGCCAGAAATATTATGTGCCGATGGGTAAGGGCACCTCCCTGTCACTCGGCGCGGAGTTGGGTTACGGTGACGCCTATGGTGATACCTCGGCATTGCCGTTTTACAAAAATTATTATGCCGGTGGCGGGCGCTCTGTGCGCGGTTTCCGGGGCAATAGCCTGGGGCCACGGGACACACTCACCGATGAGCCCATTGGTGGCAACACCAAGATCATTACCCAGCTGGAACTGTTCTTTCCTTCGCCCTTTGCCGAGTCGGAGCGCAACTTCCGCCTGAGCGCCTTCGTTGATGCCGGTAATGTTTTTGCCACCAGCGAGGATGTTGATAGCAAGGAATTGCGCTCCGCCTACGGTCTGTCCGCCATCTGGCTGACGCCGGTAGGGGCCCTGACCTTTAACTGGGGCTGGGCGATCAATGCCAAGGCGGGTGACGAGACGGAGGTCTTCCAGTTCTCCATCGGTGCGCCTTTCTAG
- the rseP gene encoding RIP metalloprotease RseP: protein MSGFITSALALLVTLGLLIAFHEFGHFWTARKLGVKVLRFSVGFGKPLWLRKYGPDQTEYVLAAFPLGGYVKMLDEREGEVAESERHRAFNRQSVWRRFAIVAAGPLFNFIFAILALWMMYLIGVPGVAPIVGEVTPQSAAALAGFRAGDRIIDINGRNTPTWGVARFNLLDAALNSDEVSFQVQGASGETHTLRIPVADISNEIKQKQLLSHLGIAPVRPVLPAVLGELSADGPAQAAGLKAGDHILRANSQPMGDWMAVVELVRANPGQAIEFEIERDGVVQTITVTTERRPTDSGDIGRIGAAPAPAGPLPPELLAREEYPVFESLTVAAAKTWQMSVLTLRMIGKMIVGEVSVKNLSGPITIATYAGYTASVGFTAFLYFLAVVSISLGVLNLLPVPMLDGGHLMYYLVEMVKGSPVSDALQLRLQQLGIAFLLVLMSLALYNDVMRLLANS, encoded by the coding sequence ATGAGCGGCTTTATCACCTCGGCCCTGGCCCTGCTGGTGACCCTGGGGCTGCTTATCGCCTTCCATGAGTTCGGGCATTTCTGGACGGCCCGCAAACTGGGCGTCAAGGTGCTGCGTTTCTCGGTGGGTTTTGGCAAACCGCTGTGGCTGCGAAAATACGGGCCGGATCAGACGGAATATGTACTGGCGGCCTTTCCCCTGGGCGGCTACGTCAAGATGCTGGACGAACGCGAGGGCGAGGTCGCCGAGTCGGAACGGCATCGCGCCTTTAATCGCCAATCGGTGTGGCGACGTTTCGCGATTGTCGCGGCGGGCCCGCTGTTCAATTTCATTTTTGCGATCCTGGCGCTATGGATGATGTATCTCATCGGCGTGCCGGGCGTGGCGCCCATCGTCGGTGAGGTCACCCCGCAGTCCGCCGCGGCGCTTGCCGGATTTCGGGCGGGTGACCGCATCATCGACATCAACGGCCGCAACACACCCACCTGGGGCGTGGCGCGGTTCAATCTACTGGATGCCGCGCTCAATTCCGATGAGGTGAGCTTTCAGGTGCAGGGCGCCAGTGGCGAGACCCACACCCTGCGCATCCCGGTGGCCGACATTTCCAACGAGATCAAACAGAAGCAGCTGCTGAGCCATCTGGGGATTGCGCCTGTCCGGCCGGTGCTGCCGGCGGTGCTGGGTGAATTATCCGCTGACGGGCCGGCACAGGCGGCGGGGCTGAAGGCGGGGGATCATATCCTGCGCGCCAATAGCCAGCCCATGGGTGACTGGATGGCGGTGGTGGAGCTGGTGCGCGCCAATCCCGGCCAGGCCATCGAGTTTGAGATCGAGCGTGACGGCGTAGTGCAGACCATCACGGTCACCACCGAACGCCGCCCAACCGACAGCGGCGATATCGGCCGTATCGGGGCCGCACCTGCACCGGCCGGACCTCTGCCACCCGAGCTGTTGGCCCGTGAAGAATATCCCGTGTTCGAATCCCTGACGGTGGCGGCCGCCAAAACCTGGCAGATGTCCGTGCTTACCCTGCGCATGATCGGTAAGATGATCGTCGGGGAGGTGTCGGTCAAAAATCTCAGCGGTCCCATCACCATCGCCACCTATGCGGGTTATACGGCGAGCGTTGGTTTCACCGCCTTTCTGTATTTTCTGGCGGTGGTCAGTATCAGCCTGGGTGTCCTGAATCTGTTGCCGGTACCGATGCTGGATGGCGGGCACCTGATGTATTACCTGGTGGAAATGGTGAAGGGCAGCCCTGTCTCTGATGCGTTGCAGTTAAGGCTGCAACAGCTCGGCATTGCGTTTTTATTGGTTTTAATGAGTCTGGCGTTATACAACGACGTCATGCGTTTATTGGCTAACTCTTGA
- the ispC gene encoding 1-deoxy-D-xylulose-5-phosphate reductoisomerase, with amino-acid sequence MSATMNTTGKAAVQLDGTPSRSIPCGPIGVTILGATGSIGLSTLDVIARHPQRYRVVALTAHRQVDRLVEQAIAFAPEYVVMVDAGCAEQARQKLRDAGLDTIVLSGVDGLETVAALTQVQQVMAAIVGAAGLRPTLAAAQAGKRILLANKEALVMSGQILLDAVRDNGAELLPIDSEHNAIFQSMPADYACAQSKHVASNSLSTLGIKRILLTASGGPFRTTDPAQLEKVTPEQACAHPKWKMGRKISVDSATMMNKGLEVIEACWLFNTTADNIEVVIHPESVIHSMVAYDDGSVLAQLGNPDMRTPIAHAMAWPQRISSGVDALDLFAVAQLNFERPDLQRFPCLSLAYRAARTGGTTPAIMNAANEIAVQSFLDAEIGFTDIPTIIAQTMAAIETQPVRSLEVVLAADQAAREMADRLVKATAQANLAGQAK; translated from the coding sequence ATGAGCGCCACTATGAACACTACCGGGAAAGCCGCTGTGCAGCTGGACGGCACGCCCAGCAGATCCATTCCCTGTGGGCCCATCGGCGTCACTATCCTCGGCGCCACCGGTTCCATCGGCCTGAGCACCCTGGACGTCATCGCCCGGCATCCGCAACGCTATCGCGTCGTGGCCCTGACCGCGCATCGCCAGGTGGATCGACTGGTGGAACAGGCCATCGCCTTTGCCCCGGAATATGTAGTGATGGTTGACGCCGGGTGCGCCGAACAGGCCCGGCAAAAATTGCGTGATGCCGGTCTGGATACCATCGTCCTGAGCGGTGTGGACGGCCTGGAGACGGTCGCGGCACTGACGCAGGTGCAACAGGTGATGGCGGCCATCGTCGGTGCTGCCGGGCTGCGGCCCACGCTGGCGGCGGCCCAGGCCGGCAAGCGCATCCTGCTGGCGAATAAAGAGGCGCTGGTGATGTCGGGTCAGATCCTGCTGGACGCGGTGCGCGACAACGGCGCCGAGCTGTTGCCCATCGACAGCGAACACAATGCCATCTTTCAGAGCATGCCGGCGGACTATGCCTGTGCCCAGTCGAAGCATGTGGCCAGCAATTCGTTGAGTACGCTGGGGATTAAACGCATTCTGTTAACCGCCTCGGGCGGCCCCTTCCGCACCACCGATCCCGCCCAACTGGAAAAAGTCACACCTGAGCAGGCCTGTGCGCACCCGAAATGGAAAATGGGGCGCAAGATTTCGGTGGACTCCGCCACCATGATGAACAAGGGGCTGGAGGTCATCGAGGCGTGCTGGTTGTTTAATACCACGGCGGATAACATCGAGGTGGTGATTCATCCGGAAAGCGTGATTCACTCCATGGTGGCGTATGACGATGGTTCGGTACTGGCACAGCTCGGCAATCCGGACATGCGCACCCCCATCGCCCATGCCATGGCCTGGCCGCAACGCATCAGCTCCGGGGTGGATGCGCTGGATCTGTTTGCGGTGGCCCAACTGAATTTTGAACGCCCGGACCTGCAGCGCTTCCCGTGTCTGTCGCTGGCCTATCGCGCGGCCAGGACCGGCGGTACCACCCCGGCGATTATGAATGCCGCGAATGAGATTGCCGTGCAAAGTTTTCTGGACGCAGAGATCGGCTTTACCGACATCCCCACGATTATCGCCCAGACCATGGCCGCGATAGAAACCCAGCCCGTCCGTTCGCTGGAGGTGGTGCTGGCGGCGGACCAGGCGGCGCGTGAGATGGCAGATCGGCTGGTCAAAGCGACCGCGCAGGCGAATCTGGCGGGGCAGGCGAAATGA